One part of the bacterium genome encodes these proteins:
- a CDS encoding AraC family transcriptional regulator: protein MKSSKKRFKKDLEIYVFKLEQLDLELHTHDFIELVYILRGKGINVIQMQGENKKSKNAEFPVTVGDFFVITPEQAHGYKNADNLELVNILIDSAVFKKEIRSKLKDIDSFNDLFYIEPFYRKETDFKYKLHLTSEQSKFVEAILNKTVNEIEKEPEGYNILIKAYIFELIVNVCRFYSDYQKQKNIDKDISTKRETCFRVIRYVEDNYDKDIHLKDLADIGYLQTNYFCKVFKDISGMTPMEYVTNYRIQKACDLLSNTDKSVTDVCFEVGFHDSSYFARMFKELIKTSPSEYRKS from the coding sequence ATGAAATCATCAAAAAAGCGTTTTAAAAAAGACCTAGAGATATATGTTTTTAAACTTGAGCAGTTAGATCTTGAATTACATACACATGACTTTATAGAACTGGTTTACATATTAAGAGGAAAGGGGATTAATGTTATTCAGATGCAAGGCGAAAATAAAAAATCAAAAAACGCAGAATTTCCTGTCACAGTGGGCGATTTTTTTGTAATTACTCCTGAACAAGCGCATGGTTATAAGAATGCAGATAATTTAGAGTTAGTGAACATCCTGATAGACTCAGCTGTATTTAAAAAGGAAATTAGAAGCAAGCTTAAAGATATAGACAGTTTTAACGACTTATTCTATATAGAGCCCTTTTATAGAAAAGAAACAGATTTTAAATATAAACTTCATCTTACCAGCGAACAATCTAAATTTGTAGAAGCTATATTGAATAAGACAGTGAATGAAATAGAAAAAGAACCTGAAGGATATAATATTTTGATTAAGGCATATATATTTGAACTTATAGTAAATGTCTGCAGGTTTTATTCAGACTACCAGAAACAGAAAAACATTGATAAAGACATATCCACAAAAAGGGAAACTTGTTTCAGGGTCATAAGATATGTTGAAGACAATTACGATAAGGATATCCACCTGAAGGATCTGGCTGATATTGGCTATTTGCAGACAAACTATTTCTGCAAGGTATTTAAAGACATAAGCGGCATGACCCCAATGGAATATGTAACAAATTATCGCATACAAAAAGCGTGTGACTTACTTTCAAATACTGATAAATCCGTCACGGATGTATGTTTTGAAGTAGGTTTTCATGATTCCAGTTACTTTGCCAGGATGTTCAAAGAGCTTATCAAAACCTCCCCCAGTGAATACAGAAAATCCTAA
- a CDS encoding phosphoribosylglycinamide formyltransferase, with translation MEKAKLGVLVSGRGSNLQSIIDNIGKGKLNAEIAVVISDVKNAYALERARKYNIKTCFVNPKDFKNRGGFFDEIAKTLEENNVEYVILAGFMRIIPLSLINVYKNKMLNIHPALLPSFPGLGVQKKALEYGVKYSGCTVHFVDEGCDTGPIVLQAVVPVLEDDTEETLSQRILKEEHRIYPEAIDRVINGKVKIVGRRVESYEKETI, from the coding sequence ATGGAAAAAGCGAAATTAGGGGTTTTGGTATCAGGCAGAGGATCCAATCTTCAGTCTATTATTGATAATATTGGAAAAGGGAAATTGAATGCGGAAATAGCTGTTGTTATAAGTGATGTAAAGAATGCCTATGCTCTGGAAAGGGCAAGGAAATATAATATAAAAACATGTTTTGTCAATCCCAAAGATTTTAAAAACCGCGGCGGATTTTTTGATGAAATAGCAAAAACTCTGGAAGAAAACAATGTCGAATATGTGATTCTTGCAGGATTTATGAGAATAATTCCTTTATCACTAATAAATGTATATAAAAATAAAATGTTGAATATTCATCCTGCGCTGCTTCCTTCTTTTCCAGGGTTGGGCGTGCAGAAAAAAGCACTGGAATATGGAGTGAAATATTCTGGCTGTACAGTGCATTTTGTTGATGAAGGATGTGATACAGGGCCCATAGTTCTTCAGGCAGTTGTTCCTGTGCTTGAGGATGATACTGAGGAAACTCTATCTCAGCGTATCCTTAAAGAAGAACACAGAATTTATCCGGAGGCTATTGATAGGGTTATAAATGGTAAGGTAAAGATTGTGGGGAGAAGGGTAGAAAGTTATGAAAAAGAAACTATTTAA
- a CDS encoding prephenate dehydrogenase, with amino-acid sequence MKKKLFNKVCIFGVGLIGGSIGMAIKKDGLADEVIGIGRNIAKLEKAVLAGAVDRVTTDYIAEVRDADLVILSMHIKSSIEAAKKIAPFLKKDAVVTDVESTKELFCKKIQEILPDGIHFVGAHPIAGLERHGVDVATNRLFDGTVCIITKTSKTNKDALLKVKKLWNKIGASVVFFSPSQHDKLVALTSHLPHIAAVSLVNALGKTETVDKDLKLVIGKGFKDTTRIASSSPEMWQEICITNKKNILDALSRFQRELDKIYKLINKSDREGLTKELEKAKSLRTSLK; translated from the coding sequence ATGAAAAAGAAACTATTTAACAAAGTTTGCATATTTGGTGTTGGACTTATTGGCGGTTCTATCGGTATGGCGATTAAAAAGGATGGATTAGCTGATGAAGTTATCGGTATTGGCAGAAATATTGCAAAACTTGAAAAAGCTGTTTTAGCGGGAGCAGTTGATAGGGTTACGACTGATTATATAGCAGAGGTTAGGGATGCGGATCTGGTAATTCTGTCAATGCATATAAAATCCTCTATTGAAGCTGCAAAAAAAATAGCACCTTTTTTAAAAAAAGACGCAGTAGTTACTGACGTAGAAAGCACAAAAGAACTGTTTTGTAAGAAGATACAGGAGATACTGCCTGATGGAATACATTTTGTTGGTGCTCATCCAATAGCTGGCTTGGAAAGACACGGTGTTGATGTTGCAACCAATAGATTATTTGATGGAACAGTATGTATAATTACAAAAACCTCAAAAACAAATAAAGATGCGCTCCTAAAAGTTAAAAAGCTATGGAACAAAATAGGAGCCAGTGTTGTATTTTTCTCTCCAAGTCAACATGATAAGCTGGTTGCTCTTACAAGTCATCTGCCTCATATAGCAGCTGTATCACTTGTTAATGCTCTGGGCAAAACAGAGACGGTAGATAAAGATTTAAAACTTGTCATTGGAAAAGGGTTTAAAGACACAACCAGAATTGCTTCAAGTTCTCCAGAGATGTGGCAGGAGATATGTATAACAAATAAAAAGAATATCTTAGATGCTTTATCGAGATTCCAAAGAGAACTGGATAAGATATACAAATTAATAAACAAATCTGACAGAGAAGGACTGACTAAAGAGCTTGAAAAAGCAAAATCTCTCAGAACTAGTTTGAAGTAA
- the aroA gene encoding 3-phosphoshikimate 1-carboxyvinyltransferase, which translates to MYSAIVKPVNKLSGTIYVPGDKSISHRAVILGSLAKGTTRITGFLESEDCMRTVEIFRQLGVDIAVSGKNEVVITSKGLHGLKEPKEDLYAGNSGTTMRLMLGVLAGQKFTSRITGDDSLCKRPMRRVTDPLRKMGAKITGKVKNYDEYAPFVVSGGDLLGREHKSVLVASAQVKSAILLAGLYANEETSVIEPFKSRDHTERMLEYLGADLKVEGNKVSIKGRGHLVSKDIVIPGDISSAAFFIVATSCLKGSEIVIRNVGVNPTRTGIIDVMRRMGADIELRNEKTISGEPRADILVKSSKLKGITIEPDQIPRIIDEIPIIAVAAARARGETVIKGVSELKVKESNRLMAIHDLFHYFEMKLNDCSSKRLVIPGEQDMKPQTFSGAVCNSLGDHRIAMTGIIMGLMAKGKTEKAKIFDTDCINTSFPNFIEILKKMIPEGTIKVEK; encoded by the coding sequence ATGTACTCAGCAATAGTAAAACCCGTAAATAAATTATCCGGTACCATTTATGTTCCCGGAGATAAATCAATTTCTCACAGAGCAGTTATTCTTGGCTCTCTGGCAAAGGGAACAACAAGAATAACAGGGTTCCTTGAAAGCGAAGATTGCATGAGAACAGTCGAAATCTTCAGGCAGCTGGGTGTTGATATAGCTGTATCCGGAAAAAACGAAGTAGTGATAACCTCGAAAGGTCTTCATGGACTAAAAGAGCCCAAGGAGGATTTATATGCAGGTAACTCCGGAACAACAATGAGACTTATGCTTGGAGTTCTGGCAGGTCAGAAGTTTACTTCAAGAATTACAGGGGATGATTCTCTTTGCAAAAGGCCTATGAGAAGAGTTACAGATCCTCTCAGGAAAATGGGTGCCAAGATCACAGGTAAAGTTAAAAATTATGACGAATATGCTCCTTTTGTTGTTTCAGGAGGAGACCTTTTGGGGAGAGAACATAAATCAGTTTTAGTTGCAAGCGCACAGGTAAAATCTGCAATTCTTTTAGCAGGTTTATATGCAAACGAAGAGACATCTGTCATTGAGCCTTTTAAATCAAGAGATCATACAGAGAGGATGCTTGAATATCTTGGTGCGGATTTAAAAGTAGAGGGGAATAAAGTGTCAATAAAGGGAAGGGGACATTTAGTATCTAAGGATATAGTTATTCCCGGAGACATTTCTTCTGCCGCATTTTTTATTGTAGCTACTTCATGTTTAAAGGGCTCAGAAATTGTAATTAGAAATGTGGGAGTAAATCCTACCCGAACAGGTATAATTGATGTGATGAGAAGAATGGGCGCAGATATAGAATTAAGAAACGAAAAGACAATTTCAGGAGAACCTCGTGCAGATATTCTTGTTAAAAGCAGCAAACTTAAGGGAATTACTATTGAACCGGATCAAATTCCAAGAATAATTGATGAAATTCCAATAATTGCAGTTGCTGCCGCTAGAGCGCGTGGAGAAACTGTAATCAAAGGAGTCTCTGAATTGAAAGTTAAAGAAAGTAACAGGCTAATGGCAATTCATGACCTATTTCACTACTTTGAAATGAAGCTCAATGATTGCAGTTCTAAAAGATTGGTTATTCCAGGAGAGCAAGATATGAAACCTCAAACCTTTTCCGGAGCCGTATGTAACAGTCTTGGTGACCATAGAATAGCTATGACTGGAATTATTATGGGTCTTATGGCAAAGGGGAAAACGGAAAAAGCAAAGATATTTGATACAGATTGTATTAATACGTCTTTTCCTAATTTTATAGAAATATTAAAAAAAATGATTCCTGAAGGAACGATTAAAGTTGAGAAATAA
- the cmk gene encoding (d)CMP kinase has product MRNKLTIAIDGPAGSGKSSVSKIIAKRLGLLYVDTGAMYRALTLKAMENGINIKKEMALVELTRNTKIELIHQEEGTVVLLDGQDVTEKIRGTDVTNNVFYLARAEGVRECMKRLQRKIAEKGDVVMEGRDITTVILPDADYKFYLDASFEERVKRRRKELEQNGQQIVESELSKDIKMRDKKDLTRKIAPLIKAEDAIVIDSTGMSLEEEAETVISYIK; this is encoded by the coding sequence TTGAGAAATAAGCTAACTATAGCTATTGATGGGCCTGCTGGTTCAGGCAAAAGCAGCGTTTCAAAGATTATTGCAAAAAGATTGGGACTTTTGTATGTAGATACAGGAGCTATGTACAGAGCGCTCACACTTAAGGCTATGGAAAATGGCATTAATATAAAAAAAGAGATGGCATTGGTAGAGCTTACACGTAATACAAAAATTGAGCTAATTCATCAGGAAGAGGGGACTGTTGTTTTACTTGATGGACAAGATGTAACAGAAAAAATAAGAGGTACTGATGTAACAAATAATGTCTTTTATCTTGCCAGAGCAGAAGGAGTAAGAGAGTGCATGAAGAGGTTGCAGAGGAAAATTGCAGAAAAAGGCGATGTTGTAATGGAAGGACGAGATATCACAACTGTTATATTGCCTGATGCAGACTATAAGTTTTATCTGGATGCTTCTTTTGAGGAGCGTGTGAAAAGGCGCAGGAAAGAGTTAGAACAAAATGGCCAGCAAATTGTGGAATCAGAACTCTCAAAAGATATAAAAATGCGAGACAAAAAAGATTTGACAAGAAAAATAGCACCTTTAATAAAAGCAGAGGATGCTATTGTTATTGACTCAACAGGAATGAGTTTGGAAGAAGAAGCAGAAACAGTCATATCCTATATAAAATGA